From a single Budorcas taxicolor isolate Tak-1 chromosome X, Takin1.1, whole genome shotgun sequence genomic region:
- the PRDX4 gene encoding peroxiredoxin-4 isoform X2, which translates to MEAPPPPPLAATTLAPGRSRKLLLLPLLLVLLRAEAVRGLEKEERPRTREEECHFYAGGQVYPGEVSRVSVAEHSLHLSKAKISKPAPYWEGTAVINGEFKELKLTDYRGKYLVFFFYPLDFTFVCPTEIIAFGDRIDEFRSINTEVVACSVDSQFTHLAWINTPRRQGGLGSISIPLLADLNHQISKDYGVYLEDSGHTLRGLFIIDDKGILRQITLNDLPVGRSVDETLRLVQAFQYTDKHGEVCPAGWKPGSETIKPEDAVKAWWPREEL; encoded by the exons ATggaggcgccgccgccgccgccgctagCCGCGACGACTCTGGCCCCTGGCCGGAGCCGAAAGCTcctgctgctgcctctgctgctggtCTTGCTGCGGGCCGAAGCTGTGCGGGGCTTGGAGAAGGAGGAGAGGCCCCGAACCCGCGAAGAGGAGTGCCACTTCTACGCGGGTGGCCAAGTGTACCCGGGAGAGGTGTCCCGGGTTTCGGTCGCTGAACACTCCCTGCACCTCAGCAAAGCCAAAA tttccAAGCCAGCACCTTATTGGGAAGGAACAGCTGTGATAAATGGTGAATTTAAGGAGCTCAAGTTAACTGATTATCGTGGGAAGTACCTGGTTTTTTTCTTCTACCCACTTGATTT cacTTTTGTGTGTCCAACTGAAATCATCGCCTTTGGTGATAGAATTGACGAATTCAGATCAATCAACACTGAAGTGGTAGCATGCTCTGTTGATTCACAGTTCACCCATTTGGCCTG GATTAATACTCCTCGAAGACAAGGAGGACTTGGGTCAATAAGTATTCCACTTCTTGCGGATTTGAACCATCAGATCTCAAAGGACTATGGCGTATATCTGGAAGACTCAGGCCACACTCTCAG AGGTCTCTTCATTATTGATGACAAGGGAATCCTAAGACAGATTACTCTGAATGACCTTCCCGTGGGTAGATCCGTGGATGAGACACTACGTTTGGTTCAGGCATTCCAGTACACTGACAAACACGGAGAAG TCTGCCCTGCTGGTTGGAAACCTGGTAGTGAAACA ATCAAACCTGAAGATGCCGTGAAAGCTTGGTGGCCAAGAGAAGAGTTATAA
- the PRDX4 gene encoding peroxiredoxin-4 isoform X1: MEAPPPPPLAATTLAPGRSRKLLLLPLLLVLLRAEAVRGLEKEERPRTREEECHFYAGGQVYPGEVSRVSVAEHSLHLSKAKISKPAPYWEGTAVINGEFKELKLTDYRGKYLVFFFYPLDFTFVCPTEIIAFGDRIDEFRSINTEVVACSVDSQFTHLAWINTPRRQGGLGSISIPLLADLNHQISKDYGVYLEDSGHTLRGLFIIDDKGILRQITLNDLPVGRSVDETLRLVQAFQYTDKHGEVCPAGWKPGSETIIPDPAGKLKYFDKLN; the protein is encoded by the exons ATggaggcgccgccgccgccgccgctagCCGCGACGACTCTGGCCCCTGGCCGGAGCCGAAAGCTcctgctgctgcctctgctgctggtCTTGCTGCGGGCCGAAGCTGTGCGGGGCTTGGAGAAGGAGGAGAGGCCCCGAACCCGCGAAGAGGAGTGCCACTTCTACGCGGGTGGCCAAGTGTACCCGGGAGAGGTGTCCCGGGTTTCGGTCGCTGAACACTCCCTGCACCTCAGCAAAGCCAAAA tttccAAGCCAGCACCTTATTGGGAAGGAACAGCTGTGATAAATGGTGAATTTAAGGAGCTCAAGTTAACTGATTATCGTGGGAAGTACCTGGTTTTTTTCTTCTACCCACTTGATTT cacTTTTGTGTGTCCAACTGAAATCATCGCCTTTGGTGATAGAATTGACGAATTCAGATCAATCAACACTGAAGTGGTAGCATGCTCTGTTGATTCACAGTTCACCCATTTGGCCTG GATTAATACTCCTCGAAGACAAGGAGGACTTGGGTCAATAAGTATTCCACTTCTTGCGGATTTGAACCATCAGATCTCAAAGGACTATGGCGTATATCTGGAAGACTCAGGCCACACTCTCAG AGGTCTCTTCATTATTGATGACAAGGGAATCCTAAGACAGATTACTCTGAATGACCTTCCCGTGGGTAGATCCGTGGATGAGACACTACGTTTGGTTCAGGCATTCCAGTACACTGACAAACACGGAGAAG TCTGCCCTGCTGGTTGGAAACCTGGTAGTGAAACA ATAATCCCAGATCCAGCCGGAAAACTGAAGTATTTcgataaactgaactga